In one window of Legionella fallonii LLAP-10 DNA:
- the rpsP gene encoding 30S ribosomal protein S16, which translates to MVVIRLSRGGAKKRPFYHLVVTDSRKRRDGSYIERIGYFNPIARGQEVRLHIEAEKLSHWQKIGAKLSDRVAALVKEFNKQTESAA; encoded by the coding sequence ATGGTCGTTATACGTTTATCACGAGGTGGCGCAAAGAAGCGTCCTTTTTATCACCTAGTTGTTACTGACAGCCGCAAGCGCCGCGATGGTAGTTATATTGAGCGTATTGGTTATTTTAATCCTATCGCACGTGGACAAGAAGTTCGTCTTCACATCGAAGCAGAAAAATTAAGTCACTGGCAAAAAATAGGTGCAAAATTATCAGATCGCGTGGCTGCACTAGTCAAAGAATTTAATAAACAAACTGAGTCAGCTGCTTAA
- the ffh gene encoding signal recognition particle protein: MFDNLTERLTRTFKNLRGQGRLTEDNIQHALREVRLSLIEADVALPVIKEFIEQVKQKTLGQEVLTSLNPDQAFIKAVHDELIHTMGDERAELNLKTQPPAVFLMAGLQGSGKTTSTAKLARYLKETENKKVMLVSVDVYRPAAIQQLQVLAEQIDVAFFPAELNEQPIAIAQKALDSARKQFMDVLIIDTAGRLHIDSDMMAEIKALHQAVNPIETLFVVDSMTGQDAANTAKAFHETLPLTGVILTKTDGDARGGAALSVRQITGQPIKFIGSGEKIAALEPFHPERIASRILGMGDILTLIEEIEDKADKKASEKLANKLKKGKGFDLEDFKQQLLQMNNMGGIAGMMSKLPGMNQMPQQAMKQVNDKALAQTVAIINSMTPKERRIPKIIVGSRKRRIAQGSGTQIQDVNRLLKQFEQMQKMMKKFTKPGGMQKMMRGLGGMAGMKGLFPDDLK, from the coding sequence ATGTTTGACAATTTAACCGAACGCTTGACTCGTACCTTTAAAAATTTGAGAGGTCAAGGGCGCTTAACTGAAGACAATATACAACATGCCTTGCGTGAAGTCAGACTATCACTAATTGAGGCTGATGTAGCTCTGCCTGTTATTAAAGAATTTATAGAGCAAGTAAAACAAAAGACTCTGGGCCAAGAAGTATTAACTAGCTTAAATCCCGACCAAGCCTTTATCAAAGCAGTCCATGATGAATTAATTCATACAATGGGTGATGAGCGAGCAGAACTCAATCTTAAAACACAGCCACCTGCTGTATTTTTAATGGCAGGATTACAAGGTTCAGGAAAAACAACCAGTACTGCAAAGCTCGCGCGTTATTTAAAAGAAACCGAAAATAAAAAAGTTATGCTAGTTAGTGTGGACGTTTACCGCCCAGCAGCAATACAACAACTTCAGGTTTTAGCAGAGCAAATTGATGTTGCGTTTTTCCCAGCTGAACTCAACGAGCAGCCGATAGCAATAGCGCAAAAAGCGCTGGATAGTGCCAGAAAACAATTTATGGATGTTCTGATTATCGATACAGCAGGACGCCTGCATATTGACTCAGACATGATGGCCGAAATTAAAGCATTACATCAAGCGGTTAATCCGATTGAAACTCTATTTGTTGTTGATAGCATGACAGGACAGGATGCAGCTAATACAGCTAAAGCATTCCATGAAACGTTACCTTTAACAGGGGTGATTCTTACCAAAACAGATGGTGACGCGCGAGGTGGGGCTGCGCTGTCTGTTCGGCAAATTACAGGTCAACCGATCAAATTCATTGGTAGTGGTGAAAAGATAGCTGCTTTAGAGCCTTTTCATCCAGAACGTATTGCTTCACGAATATTGGGTATGGGAGACATCCTTACCTTAATAGAAGAAATTGAAGATAAAGCCGATAAAAAAGCCAGTGAAAAGCTAGCTAATAAATTAAAAAAAGGTAAAGGCTTTGATCTGGAAGATTTCAAGCAACAATTGCTACAAATGAACAATATGGGTGGAATTGCTGGAATGATGAGCAAGCTACCAGGCATGAATCAAATGCCACAACAAGCAATGAAACAAGTTAATGATAAAGCTTTAGCTCAAACTGTAGCAATTATTAATTCAATGACTCCAAAAGAGCGACGTATTCCCAAAATAATTGTCGGATCCCGTAAAAGACGTATCGCGCAAGGTTCTGGCACTCAAATACAGGATGTAAATCGATTATTAAAGCAATTTGAACAAATGCAGAAAATGATGAAAAAATTTACCAAGCCTGGCGGAATGCAAAAAATGATGCGGGGGCTTGGCGGAATGGCTGGAATGAAAGGTTTATTTCCAGATGATTTAAAATAG
- the rimM gene encoding ribosome maturation factor RimM (Essential for efficient processing of 16S rRNA): protein MSNQANWVVIGRFGRPHGVKGFITVQSFTEPRDNILRYTDWHVLLNNTWQLIKILSVEVHNKAIIATIEGYPEREMVASLTNVEIAIKKEQLAALEPGEYYWHQLIGMKVVNPKGESFGVVTEIMPTGANDVLVVQGEKRHLIPYLPEQFIIEINESQQVITVDWDVDF, encoded by the coding sequence GTGAGTAATCAAGCGAATTGGGTGGTAATCGGCCGTTTCGGCCGACCTCATGGTGTTAAAGGATTTATTACAGTTCAATCCTTTACTGAACCACGAGATAATATTTTGCGCTATACGGATTGGCATGTTTTATTAAATAATACGTGGCAGCTTATAAAAATATTATCTGTAGAGGTTCATAACAAAGCCATAATAGCAACAATAGAGGGCTACCCTGAACGTGAGATGGTCGCGAGTCTCACTAATGTTGAAATAGCGATAAAAAAAGAGCAACTTGCGGCTCTTGAACCAGGTGAATATTACTGGCATCAGTTAATTGGCATGAAGGTGGTAAACCCAAAGGGAGAATCATTTGGTGTTGTCACAGAAATTATGCCTACTGGTGCAAATGATGTCTTAGTAGTGCAAGGTGAAAAAAGACATTTAATTCCTTATTTGCCTGAGCAATTTATTATTGAAATTAACGAAAGCCAACAAGTCATTACTGTTGACTGGGATGTGGATTTTTAG
- a CDS encoding linear amide C-N hydrolase, with protein sequence MTLRGNSLFVTVSALISFSFCSYACTDFKLTSKDNTVIISRSMEFAADLKSNLRTSPRGRVFNTTTPNNKPGLSWKAKYGYVYVDGFGVDASFDGMNEAGLTFEYLYLPGETHYQSIPAGKDGQTIPYSLLGDWVLANFQTIDEVKEALKKVYVSNQTIPQLGDTILPAHASIYDASGKGIVVEFYDERINLFDNIGVMTNSPKYDWHVTNLSNYINLSADTPQTIQTKGISLASLGQGSGAVGLPGDASPPSRFVKVAFMLKNVFPANNVQDLLNLAQHIMNNVDLPSGYVRSVDNGQTATDITQWVVFKDITHKTFYYRTYNDMTLHKVAMDKLSFSENAPRLKMSLQGEPNIMNVTDQFLQTGK encoded by the coding sequence ATGACTCTACGAGGTAACTCACTATTTGTTACTGTTTCAGCACTTATTTCTTTTAGTTTTTGCTCATATGCTTGTACTGATTTTAAATTAACGTCGAAAGATAATACTGTTATTATTAGCCGAAGCATGGAATTTGCCGCTGATTTGAAATCCAATTTACGCACCTCTCCTCGTGGTCGCGTCTTTAATACGACGACACCAAATAATAAACCAGGATTGAGCTGGAAAGCTAAATACGGTTATGTGTACGTAGATGGTTTTGGCGTTGATGCTAGCTTTGACGGCATGAATGAAGCGGGGTTAACATTCGAATACTTATACCTTCCTGGTGAAACTCATTACCAATCAATACCGGCAGGGAAAGACGGGCAAACAATCCCTTATTCTTTATTGGGTGATTGGGTCTTAGCTAATTTTCAGACTATAGATGAAGTAAAAGAAGCGCTAAAAAAGGTTTATGTAAGTAATCAGACCATTCCACAATTAGGCGATACTATCTTACCTGCCCATGCTTCTATTTATGATGCAAGCGGCAAAGGAATAGTTGTGGAATTCTACGATGAGAGGATTAATCTCTTTGATAATATTGGGGTGATGACTAATTCTCCCAAATACGATTGGCACGTCACCAATTTGAGTAATTATATTAATTTATCAGCAGATACGCCTCAAACAATTCAAACCAAGGGTATATCTTTGGCTTCATTAGGGCAGGGGTCTGGTGCAGTGGGGCTTCCTGGTGATGCTTCTCCTCCTTCTCGATTTGTAAAAGTAGCCTTTATGCTAAAAAATGTGTTTCCTGCAAACAATGTCCAAGATTTACTTAATTTGGCACAACATATTATGAATAATGTTGATTTGCCATCAGGATATGTTCGGTCTGTAGATAATGGCCAAACAGCTACTGACATTACTCAATGGGTCGTATTTAAAGACATCACACATAAAACATTTTATTATCGTACCTATAATGATATGACCCTACATAAGGTTGCTATGGATAAGCTAAGTTTTTCTGAAAACGCACCGCGTTTAAAGATGTCGTTACAAGGAGAACCCAATATTATGAATGTAACTGATCAGTTTTTGCAGACTGGTAAATAA
- the ankG gene encoding Dot/Icm T4SS effector AnkG/AnkZ/LegA7: MEVILFLLIVGITLVIAKSFLGIRSRLLLVESDTPIDPNSLTHDGITTLLSKMGHPEFRGVCYGFTLNWALNVADGHETLFYKQLHLLRVHQVTLPTIMQQIRIKRKESKSLTGDEHTIETLPKLLRKICMAQSPLQYKTYYGKLVWQSDVPTILSKIASKYSNVKRIFYKTHTFASMGDANNYFDLLKSIGINGRTAVIISTDDHAMGFKLAGHLWRFIDINGLFKQHVEKPYYEFTSKQLAHKLYKLCSNGTLITRLTVNTDFIALQSHDSLSRTLSNMYPRFPLKSKMTYAEKIAFFTMAALQGDLETVKQCLKAGLSIFFHDQLSDDSPLLTALFEGRREVVQAMISSPRFLINKRRKSDGFTLLHLACESGGADIVGDLLKIRRILVDAQDKKGRTPLMVACEKTTFTRDKKLFEQLLAHGASRTIKDQSGLTALDHAIQNDHYVAIRMIRDKKLSKTIPASRAITKTGKIASNKATFFNKTFKTTSSNEVSPCMESTMMC, encoded by the coding sequence ATGGAAGTTATTTTATTCTTACTTATTGTCGGCATTACTTTAGTCATAGCTAAATCTTTTTTGGGGATAAGGAGTCGTCTCTTATTAGTAGAGTCTGACACTCCAATCGACCCCAACTCACTAACTCATGATGGGATAACTACCCTTTTGTCTAAGATGGGACATCCTGAGTTTAGGGGCGTCTGTTATGGATTTACGCTGAATTGGGCATTAAATGTAGCTGATGGGCATGAGACATTATTCTATAAACAACTTCATTTGTTGCGTGTTCATCAAGTAACTTTACCAACGATCATGCAGCAAATACGAATTAAAAGGAAGGAGAGCAAATCATTAACTGGAGATGAGCATACTATTGAAACCCTTCCTAAATTACTTAGAAAAATTTGTATGGCGCAATCTCCTTTGCAATATAAGACATATTATGGAAAATTAGTGTGGCAGTCTGATGTGCCAACCATTTTAAGTAAAATCGCTTCAAAATATTCTAATGTTAAACGTATTTTTTATAAAACACATACCTTTGCTTCTATGGGGGATGCAAACAATTATTTTGATCTGTTAAAAAGCATAGGAATTAATGGCCGCACTGCTGTAATTATTAGTACAGATGATCATGCCATGGGATTTAAGTTAGCAGGTCATTTATGGCGTTTTATAGATATTAATGGACTCTTTAAGCAGCACGTAGAAAAGCCTTATTATGAATTTACCTCAAAACAATTAGCTCATAAGCTTTATAAGTTATGTAGCAATGGGACATTGATAACCAGACTTACTGTTAATACAGACTTCATCGCATTGCAATCTCATGACAGTTTGTCTAGGACACTAAGTAATATGTATCCAAGGTTCCCGTTAAAGTCAAAGATGACCTATGCAGAAAAAATAGCATTTTTTACCATGGCCGCGTTACAAGGAGACCTCGAAACAGTAAAACAATGCTTAAAGGCTGGATTGTCGATTTTTTTCCATGATCAGTTGAGTGATGATTCCCCCTTACTAACCGCGTTGTTTGAGGGAAGACGCGAAGTAGTTCAAGCCATGATTTCCTCGCCTCGTTTTCTTATTAATAAAAGACGGAAATCAGATGGCTTTACCTTGTTGCATCTTGCTTGTGAGTCCGGGGGAGCTGATATAGTTGGGGATCTGTTGAAAATTAGAAGGATTCTAGTTGATGCACAAGATAAAAAAGGAAGAACTCCCTTAATGGTAGCGTGTGAGAAAACTACATTTACCCGAGATAAAAAATTATTTGAGCAATTACTCGCTCATGGTGCCTCACGTACCATTAAAGATCAGTCAGGACTAACTGCATTAGATCATGCTATTCAGAATGATCATTACGTAGCTATAAGAATGATCCGAGATAAAAAGTTATCCAAGACAATCCCTGCCTCTAGAGCAATAACTAAAACAGGGAAAATTGCATCTAATAAAGCCACTTTTTTTAATAAGACGTTCAAGACGACATCTAGTAATGAAGTCTCTCCATGCATGGAGAGTACTATGATGTGTTGA